The Pricia mediterranea genome includes a window with the following:
- the meaB gene encoding methylmalonyl Co-A mutase-associated GTPase MeaB, whose translation METDNHIRGKRTPKGQGKKQPSPSADDLVEGILKGDTAALGKAITLIESNRDDHHQIANNVLQKCLSQKKESIRIGITGVPGVGKSTFIETLGGLLTEQGNRVAVLAVDPTSSQSKGSIMGDKTRMEALVKNPRAFIRPSPSGELLGGVARKTRESTLLCEAAGYNIVLIETVGVGQSETAVHGMVDFFLLLKLSGAGDELQGIKRGIVEMADAIVINKADGDNIKRAEAAAKEFKKALHLYPPKPNGWTPKTMTCSATENTGIEAVWEMIRTYIEQTRKTGHFKEKRKQQNRNWLFETIGERLKSEFFQSEAVRPVIKKFEAQVMAGTLWPFQAAEQLIGRFKNKS comes from the coding sequence TTGGAAACGGACAACCATATTCGGGGAAAGCGAACACCTAAAGGGCAAGGCAAAAAACAGCCTTCCCCTTCAGCAGACGACTTGGTGGAAGGCATCCTAAAAGGAGATACCGCAGCTTTGGGCAAGGCCATAACTTTAATCGAAAGCAACCGGGACGACCATCACCAAATAGCTAATAACGTCCTCCAAAAATGCCTATCCCAAAAAAAAGAGAGTATCCGCATTGGTATTACCGGGGTGCCCGGGGTGGGGAAAAGTACGTTTATCGAAACGCTGGGGGGACTTCTCACCGAGCAGGGAAACCGGGTGGCAGTATTGGCGGTGGACCCGACCAGCAGCCAGAGCAAGGGCAGTATTATGGGGGACAAGACCAGAATGGAAGCCCTGGTAAAAAATCCGCGCGCCTTTATCCGGCCCTCGCCCTCAGGGGAACTTCTGGGCGGGGTGGCACGCAAAACCCGGGAGTCCACCCTCCTCTGCGAGGCAGCGGGCTATAACATCGTGCTTATAGAGACCGTAGGGGTCGGGCAGAGCGAAACGGCAGTTCACGGGATGGTGGATTTTTTCCTATTGCTAAAACTGTCCGGCGCGGGCGATGAGCTGCAGGGCATTAAAAGGGGCATTGTCGAAATGGCCGATGCGATAGTGATCAATAAGGCGGACGGAGATAATATCAAAAGGGCGGAGGCAGCCGCCAAGGAATTTAAAAAGGCACTTCATCTCTATCCCCCCAAACCAAACGGATGGACCCCGAAAACGATGACCTGTTCCGCCACCGAGAATACCGGTATCGAAGCGGTATGGGAGATGATCCGAACCTACATCGAACAAACCAGGAAAACGGGCCATTTCAAAGAAAAACGCAAACAGCAAAACAGAAATTGGCTTTTCGAAACGATCGGGGAACGCCTAAAATCGGAATTTTTTCAGAGCGAGGCCGTACGACCCGTTATAAAGA